The genomic DNA GCCGCCACCGACGCGGTCTGGCCGCTGTTTTTCAACAGCATTGGCTTCGCCTTCTACTCGTGGACCGCGCTCCTCATCGCCGCCCTCGTCGCGTGGCAGGTCATCCCCAATGTCTTCGGGATGGGACGCGAGGAGGAGCGCGCCCGCAACGGCGGTGGTGTCGTGGGACCCGACGACGACCCACTCGTCTCCGACGAGATGGCGAACTACGAGATGTACGAGGGCGCGACGCCCGACTGGCGTAACTTCGCGATCCCGGTCGCGGTGATCGTCGGCGTCGGCCTCATGGCGATGTTCTGGCGCGCTTCCCCCGTCGTGAACGCGCCGCAGATATCGACGGTGTTTGCGGCGTTCGGCTACGAGTTGATCGTCCCCGCTGGCGGGCCGTGGTCGTTCAACATCGGCGGGATCCGGCTCGGTCTCGCCGCGCTCACGGGACTGATCGTCGGCTTTCTGCTCTTTCGGGCGCGCGGTGACATTCCCTCGAACGCCGACGCGACCGACGCGATGGTCAACGGGTTCAAGGGTATCTTCCTCGCAGCCGCGATCCTCACGCTCGCCATCACGATCCAGAACACCGTCTCGACCCTCGGGATCTCCGATTTCGTTACCGACTGGTTCCGCGGCGTGCCGGTCGGACTCATTCCGGTGCTCGTCTTTCTCGTGACGGGGTTCGTCAGCTTCTCCGACGGGAGCTCGTGGGCGACCTACGGCATCATGTTCCCCATCGCGATTCCGGTGGCGTTTTCGACCGGCGCGAACCTCCCCCTCGTGCTCGGTGCGGTGCTCTCGGGGGGTATCTTCGGCGATCACTGCTCGCCGATCTCCGACACCACGGTGCTCTCTTCGTCGACCAGCGGTGCGGATCACATGGTCCACGTCCGGACGCAGATCCCCTACGCGCTCATGTGTGCGGGGGTCGCTGGCACGCTCTTTCTCGTGCTCGGCTTCGTGGTTCCAGGGGGATTCTCGCTCATCCCGTACTGATTCCTCGGGTGCTTCGCCCGATTCCGTTCCTCAGTCCGATCCCCAGACGTCGGCGAGTGGGTGGTCGTCGGGATCGGTCCGTGAGCTTCGCGTCCGCCGATTCGTGGCGGCGGTACCGACACTGCCACCGTCGCCGCCGGCAGCGTCGGGATCGAACTCTGGTAGTTCCGAACGGCTCATCCGATCGACCTGAGCGGCGAACCAGTCGGGCATCGCGCCGCGCGAGCGATCGAACAGGTCGAGCAGGCTCGCGTCCGCGAGATACGTCGCGCCGTGATCGTCGGGCGCGCGCACGACTCGACCGCACGCCTGGATCACGGTCTTGAGCGCCGTTCGGTAGTACCAGCCCCACTGGCCCTCCTCCAGCCGCCGCGCGACCCGCGAATCACGAGTGTTCGGATACGGGGCCTTGCAGAGCACCTGCCATCGGGCGAGATCCCCCTCCAGATCGAGCGCCTCCTCCATTTTCACCGATACAAATAGTTCGGGATCGTCGGTCGCGAGCCACGTCTCCAGCGCCTCGTCCCGGTTCTCGCGGTCGTGCGTACGGATCCGCTCGCCGACGCCGAACTCCCGCAGACGATCCACGAGACGCTCCGCGATGGCGTAGGAGTGGGCGTGGACGATCCCCTTTTCCTCGGCGTGACGGGTCATGAGCTGGACGATCAGGCGCGCGATCTTCGGGAGGGTCTCGTCGCGGTGCTCGTAGGTCATCTTTCCCTGCGTCACGTCGTACAGTGGTCGATTCTCGACTGGAAATGTATGGGAGACGTCGACCAGCGCCGCGTCGTCGGGATCGAGCCCGACGCCACGACAGAACCCCTCTTTGTCGAGAATGGTCGCCGACAGCAGCGCGAAGTTGTTGGCGCGGTCCCAGACCGTATGCTGGAGGTAGCGTTCGGGGTTGAGCGGCTTGATCGTCACCGTTCCACCCTCACCGCCCGGCTGATCGACGATCCACGTGCTCGCACTCCCCGGGTCCCGGTAGTCCGAGACGAACCAGTCGAGGTTCGAGATGAGTTCTTGCAGTCGGTCGCGCTCGGTGACTTCCGCGATCGTGAGTTCGTCGGCTCCCACGAGCGTGTCCTTCCGGCGACCGCAGACGCCCGAGAGACGGTCGGCGAAGCGGGCTGCGGCCTCAGCGCCGTCGATGTCGGGGATCGAAAGCTCGTCCCACACCGGTACCGTGTCGGGCCGGAGGTCGATGGTGGCGTACATCTCGGCCCACTCGGCGAGTCCGTGAGCCTCGTCGATCACCGCCACGTCGCGCTGGCCGAAGGCCTCGGAGCCCGCGGTCTGCATGAAGTAGGCGAGCGTCATCGCCGCGATCGAACGGTTCGAGGCGATCGCCCGATCAGAGAAGTACGGACAGCGGTGTCTGATCGAACAGTCGAAGCCTGTCTCGCGCGCACACGGCGCACGATCCACCGGGGTGTCGGTTTCGCCAGCGACCAGACACGTGTAGTTGCGCTTGCCGCGGATGACCTGGAGATCAGAGAGGAGGGGATCGGCCGCCACGTCGTCGAGCTGGGAGACTTGCGGGGTGGTGTAGTACGCGCCGACCGGTTCGGCAGGTGCGGCCTCGTCGGCCCGCACCGCACACCCCGCGATCGCCCGTGCGAGCAGCGACTTCCCCGAACCTGTGGGCGCGCGCACCAGCACGACGTCGTTGCCCGCCGCGAACGCCTCGCGGATCTCGTGGAGGGCTGCCTGCTGGTTCCCCCGGTAGGATGGCGCGGGAAACTCGCTCTCGATCCGGGCGGGGTTCACGTTCGGAAAATCGCCGCCCGGAAGGTAAATCCTCCGGGCTACTCGTCGATCGTGTGCTCGTACCCGTCGAGCGCCGCGACGTCCCTCGCCCGCGCGTCCTCGGGGAGTTCCTCGATACAGTCATAACAGAGGAGATGCTCGGAGCCGTCTTCGAATTCGAGGGTCAGCCCCTCGCTCGCGTCACCGCCAAACGTCCAGAGGTTCGCGATCCCGCCCGCGATCTGCACCGCACGCCCACAGCCGTCACACGGCTCGGTAGTCATGTATTGTCGGTGGGTACGCCCAGAGAAAGCCCTTTCTCTGACTCCTGGCGGCCGAAGCATTCGCTACCGGTCGAGCGTCGCGATTACTGTCGATCGGGTCGGTGATGAGCGCTAATTTGTCCGAACCGAACTCCGATACAAATGAGAACCGCAAGCCACACCCTCCCCAGCCGATTCGCTCACTCGCTTCGCTCGTTCGCTCATCCCTCGCGCGAGTCGGGCGTCTTCGACGCCCTCCCGCGCGCCACCGCACCGAAACCGAGTGACAGTCCGACCAATAACGCCCGGATCTACCGGCGAGCGTGGACTTATACTCCGCCGGCCCCTCCCTCGCGTATGCGCGTGTTGGTGACCGGCGCGACGGGGTTCGTCGGAAGTCGCCTCGTCCCGGCGCTGATCGAGGCGGGCCACGACGTCAGAGTGCTCACCCGCGACGCCGACGGGTACGACGGGCCGGCCGGCGAGGTGTGCGAGGGCGACATCCTCGATGCCGGCACGTTCGAACACGCTCTGGAAGGGATCGACGCCGCGTACTACCTCATCCACTCGATGGAGTCCGGGACCGACTTCGCGGCGCGAGATCGCCGAGCGGCCCACAACTTCCAGCGCGCGGCGAGCGAGGCGGGTATCGATCGGGTGCTCTACCTCGGTGGGCTGGGCGAAACCCGCCAGGGCCTCTCCGAGCACCTGATGTCCCGCCGCGAGGTCGAGACCATCCTCGCCGACGGCAGCTACGACCTCACCACGCTCCGGGCTGCGATCATCGTGGGCGAGGGCTCGTCGAGCTTCGCGATGGTCGAACAGCTCGTCCACCGGCTTCCAGTGATGATCACGCCGAAGTGGGTCCGTACCGAGTGCCAGCCCATCGCGATCGCGGACGTGATCGCCTATCTCGTGGGCTGTCTCGACGTCCCCGAAACCGCGGGTGACACCTTCGAGATCGGCGGTCCCGAGGTGCTGACCTACCGCGAACTCCTCGAACGCACCGCCGGGATCGCCGATCGGTCGCTGTTCATCCTTCCCGTGCCGGTGCTCTCGCCGAAGCTCTCGGCGTACTGGGTTGATCTCGTCACCGACATCCCGAAGGCGGTCGCCCACCCGCTGATCCTTGGGCTCAAGAACACCGTCGTGGTCGACGACACGCGGATCGAGGAGCTGGTGCCGATCGAGCGCACCGACTTCACGACTGCTGTCGAACGGGCACTCGGCCAGCAAACGGAGCCTGACTCGGCCGAACGCGCCGAGCGGGCACAGATCGAACCCGAGCGATGAGTCGGCCCACCGACTTCGGCGAGACGTGGACCTACGAGAGCATCGTCGGCGCGCTTCCGGGCATCGAAGTTTCGACCACGCTCGCGCTCGCGATCCAGCTCGGTGTGTTCGAGGCGGGTGTGGTCGTCCTCGCGTGGTTCTACGACCTCTGGGATCTCGTGTTCGTCGGCAGCGCCGCGGTGTTCGTCGCCGGCATCGGCTCCATCGAAATGGTGCGAGTCGCACGGCGCATCCGATCGGTCGACCTGCCCGACGCCTACCGCCGCCTCGTGTTCGGCTCGAACATGGACGTCCTCCTCGCGGTGCTCGCGTTCTGTGCGATGTTGACTTACCTGTTCGTGCCGAACCCCGCCAGCGACCGCGCCCCGCTGCTCGATCGATTGTTGGGCCCCGATCCGCCCGTCCTCGTGGTCTACTTCCTCCTCCTCGTGCTCTGGGACGTCTGTTATCGTATCGGAACGGGCTGGTGGGCGACCGTGACTGCGCTCTGGCGTTCGTACCGCTACCGGTTCGACGCCGACACCGCACACACCTTCTTCTGGGCCGACGTCGAGACGATCGCGTTCGGCGTCATTCAACTCTTACTCGTCCCGTTCGTGCTCGACTATCCGGTGCTTCTCGCGGTGCTCCTCGCTCACGTCTCGGCGGTGCTCGTGGTCACGAGCGCATCGCTCTGGTTGTTACACACGAAACGGAGGGCGGTGGAGGACGCTACCGCGACTTGATCTCGCGGAACTGCGCGAGCAGATCGTCCGCATCCGCATCGCCGACATCGTACTCGACGTCGCCTTCGTACTGGGTCCGCTCGTCGTCGTCAGCGGCGTTCGCGCCCACTTCGCTCGTCTTCTCCTCGCGGCGTTGGTGTTCGGCCGCGTCATAGGCACCCATTGACATGGTAGATACACTCGTCGTTCGTCCCTCATGATTATCAATGTATCGCTGCTGGAACTGACAGTCGACGGGTGGGGACCGACACCGCTAACCGCCCGGCCCGCGAACCACACACGTGGCTGGTCCCCTTCGGTTCCGGCGCTCACGCGAGCGGTGGGACGCCTCTCGCGTGCGACGCGATCTCCACGCGCCGCTCGACGAGACCTTCGGCGCGACGCTCTCCTCGGCGTGGTACAAACCACCCGGCGGCTACACCGCCTGCCGCCTCGAAATGAAAAACGGCGACCGCGCGCTGTTCGTCTGGGACGAGAACGCCTACTGGCTCGGCAACACGAAAACTCCGGAAGCGCTGTGGCGCACCGAGAAGTACACCTTCGAGGAGGTGCCCTATCCCGTGGCGCGGTGGGCCCAGCGCGAACTTCTCGCCGAACTCGACATGACCGATCCGTGGCTCGCGGCGTACGAACACGTCGCGTGGTTCTTCCTGCCGATCCTCTTCTCGAAAGACGGCCGGGCGAGCTCGCGAGCCTTCTTCGCCGACCACGCCGCGGGCTTTCCGGACGCTAACGCCGAGGACGCACTCGGATTCTACGAGCGATTCCTTTCTTCGGGCGTGTTCGACGATCACCGCTACACCATGGCGGCGAAGCTCGGCACCAGCGAGCACGTCGATCGGACGCGAATGAGCGCGACGATGGGCGAGTTCAACGCCGCGAAACTCCTCACCGACGCCGGCTACGCTCCCACACCGGAGATCGAACTCGACTCGGGCTACGCCCTGGATTTCCGCGTGACGACCGACCGCGGCCCCGTTCTGGTCGAGGTCACGCGCCCCGGACGGCCCGCCGGGCGATCCGCGGGCACGCCGGCGGCCGCGATCCGCCAAACTGGTGCGGCGAAGACCGACGACCAGCTCGCCGCCCATCCCGACGCCGTCCTCTTCGTCGACTGTTCGTCGTTTCACGACGACGAGTGGGCTGCACTCGCGGGCGAACGTCCCGACGCCGGCCATCGGCCGGCGGTCGTCTTCCGTGCGCGGCCCGATGGCTCGGTTGCGGGTTACGAGAAAGGGTCGGTCCCGCTCGCACTCGACGACGTTCTCGGGAAGTAGCGGGAGAGCCGTTTTCGATCGTTAAAGTGACACCTGATCGTGGCCGGACTCGCCGGGCGCGGTCGGATCGCGGTCGGAGTACCCCTTCCGGCCGATCGCCGCATCGCCGACTGCGCTGTAGGCCACGAGCCGCGCGGCCTCCGCCGATTCCACGGTGTCGGATCCGATCCGCCCCAGCGCATCGCCAAACGTCTCGGTGCCGTTCGGGAGCGAGAGTTCGATTCCGCCGTAGGCGTCGATCAGCTCGTCGGTCGTCGCGGGATAGCTGTGGGCGTCGAGCCGGTCCTCCACTTCGATCATGCACTGCATGCTCGTTGCGGGGTGTGTGAACATCATAAACGTTCCCTACAATCTCTTGGGTCGGATATTCATTGATTAAGGACCTTGGACTCGCCCGGAAGAGGCTTGTCGCCGGCGGTGCACGTCCCCGGCATGCCGCCCGTCGCCGACCTCCACGTTCACACGACGAACTCCGACGGGACGATGAGTCTCCACGAGGTCCCCCACGCGGCCCGCACGGCCGGCGTCGAGATCGTCGCCATCACCGATCACGAGCGCCTCCACGACGATCTCGACACCCCGACCGACGACCTCGATGGCGTGCCCGTGATCCACGGGATCGAACTCCGGGTCGAGACCGACGCGGGCCAGGTCGATCTGCTGGGCTACGGCGTCGAGCCGACGCCCGAACTTGCCCGCGAGATCGACCGGCTCCAGGCCGACCGGGTCGAACGCGGCCACGCGATCGTCGACTGTGCCGAGGACCGTCTTGATACTGAGCTCCCGCTCGAACCCGCCGCGGGCATCGGCCGACCCGACATCGCGCGCGCGATCGCCGACGTTACCGAGTACGACTATCAGGGAGCTTTCGAGGAGGTGATCGGTCGCGGCTGTCCGTGTTTCGTCGCCCGGAACCTCCCGGATTTCGAGCGTGGGGCCGCCCTCCTCGCCGAGACGTGTGGTCTCGTCTCGCTCGCTCACCCGCTGCGCTACGGTGATCCCGAGACCGCGCTCGAACTTACGGGCTCGGCGTACGTCGACGGCGTCGAGCGCCACTACGAGTACGGTCGGTCGGTGGATCCGACGCCGGTCGACCGCGCGATCGAACGCCACGATCTCGTTCCAACCGGTGGAAGCGACGCCCACGACGACGTACTCGGGCGTGCGGGGCTCGACCGCGAGGGGTTCGATCGCGTCGCCAAACGTCTCCCCTAACGGAGGATTGAACCTTCGTCGGCTCCGAGGGGCAGGTGATGCAGTGTCACTACTGCGAGACCGAAGCCGCCGTCGCCGTCGAGAAGAACGCTCTGAAGGTCGGTCTCTGCCGAACACACCTCCGCGAGCGACTCCAGGAGCTCGCCGACGACGACGCGCTCGCCGGGATCGAAGACGAACTCGACATCGATCGATCCTGACGGTACTCGCCGTCTGCTCTCTGCCACCCCGCAGTCGACGACACGGGGGACACCGTCGGTCTTCGTCCGTCCGAGCGCCTATCACGCCGTGGCCCTTCGTGCCGAGCGATGCCCGTCGACGAAACCGACCTCGACTGGAGCCCGATCGGCCCCGACGACACCGACTTCCGGCGCAAACAGCTCGGCGACGCCGACGGTGGCGACCAGTTGGGCTGTAGCCTCTACGAACTCCCCGCCGGCGAGCGCTCGTGGCCGTACCACTACCACACGAAAAACGAAGAGGCGGTGTACGTCCTCGCTGGTGCTGGAATCCTGCGCCTCGACGACGAGGAGTACTCGCTGTCGGCCGGCACGTACGTCGCGCTTCCGACCGGCGAGGAACACGCCCACCGGATCGTGAACGACGGCGACGAGACGCTCCGCTACCTCGTGCTGTCGACGATGGACGAGCCCGACGTGGTGGGCTATCCCGACGCGGGTGCGGTCGGGGTGTACGCCGGCTCGCCGCCCGGTGGCGACGAGGACGACCGTGTGCTCTCGGGGTTCTTCGATCCCGAGGATCGGCTCGACTTCTGGTCCGACGTGGCCGATGCGGGATCGACGACGGTGGCGGAGTCGAGCGATGCGTCCGAAAACTGACGCAGGTGGCTTGCAACTGACGGCAGCAAGTATAGCCCGTCATCGCTCGTGGTAGCAATCGCCATGTTGGGGGATACCTCTGAAATCGATTCGGGGATGGACGTACTGGACAGCAACGGCGACGAGGTCGGAACGGTCGCCTCAGTGGACGACGACACGGCCTACGTCGACCTCGATCCGAGCCTGACCGACGAGGTGAAGTCGAGCCTCGGGTTCGGCGACACCGACGACGACACCTACGCGCTCCGCGACGAGATGGTCGACACCGTCAACGACGACGGCGTCCACCTCCACGGCGACCACTGATCGGCGTCGTCAATTCGGCGCTATCGCCAGCGGAAGGCCGACCGGTGGACCGCTGCAACGACCGACGTCGTTTTTCGTGGCCCGCCCGTGCTCGGGACATGAGCAGCGCCGACCGATCCGCGCGGCCGCGACTCGTCTACGACGACGACTGTGGGTTCTGTACGTGGTGGGCCGAGTGGGCCGTGCTGAACGGCGAGTTCGAGCCGTGCGGCTTCTCGGAACTCACCGACGCCGAGCGCGACCGCCTCCCCGACGGCTGGGAGGAGTGCGTCCACCTCTTCGCTGACGGCACGGTGTACTCCTGTGGGGCGGCCACCGAGGAGGTCCTCGCGCGCACCGGCACGGTTCCACCTACGATTCTCGGCTTCTTGAACGGGTTTGCGGACTACGAGGGGCTCCGCGAGGACCTCTATCGAAAGGTCGCCGACCGACGAGATCTGCTCGGGAAGATCGTCAGCGCCGAGCCGCCGGCCAAGTCCCGATAGTATTCGAACTACCCGTACATCTCGCGCAGGTCGACGAGCGCATCGTGGACGTAGCCGGCCATCCGTTCGGCGCGGCGTTCGGCCTCGTCACCGGTGATCTGTTGCTGGAGATGGAGAGCTTTCAGGTACGACACGCTGTTGACCATCCGATAGCACTCGGCCCGTCGATCGAACCCGTCCGGCAGCGCCCGGATCGATTCGTAGCCGGTCCGAAAGGATCGCTGGAGGTCGGGCCGCTCTCGCGCCTCGAACGCCGGAAGCGCAGTCCGCCAGTAGTCGTACTCGCCCGGTCCCACGAGCGCGTGCTCGAAGTCGATGATGCAGGCGACGCCGTTATCGTTGATTCCGAGGTGAGCGGGCAGGAGGTTGCCGTGACAGAGGACGGGATCACCGCAGTCCTTGAACGCTACGGGATACTCGCGGACGAACTGGAGCGCCTCGTGGGCCACGTCGGCGTACCCCACTCCAGCGAGATACTCGCGTCGGTCTTCGAGGACGGTCTCGATCGTCTCGGGCCACGTTTCGTGTGCGTCGAGGCTCAGTCCGTCTTCACTAGTGCGTAGCAGTCCTGTCGCCTCGACGTCGGCAGTGGTTTCGGCGTGGAGCGTCGCCATCCCAGCGCCAGCGATGCGTGCCCATCTCTCACCGATCTCGTCCGTTTCGGGGACGC from Halococcus saccharolyticus DSM 5350 includes the following:
- a CDS encoding DUF5789 family protein; this translates as MQCMIEVEDRLDAHSYPATTDELIDAYGGIELSLPNGTETFGDALGRIGSDTVESAEAARLVAYSAVGDAAIGRKGYSDRDPTAPGESGHDQVSL
- a CDS encoding DUF6757 family protein, yielding MQCHYCETEAAVAVEKNALKVGLCRTHLRERLQELADDDALAGIEDELDIDRS
- a CDS encoding DUF7561 family protein, encoding MTTEPCDGCGRAVQIAGGIANLWTFGGDASEGLTLEFEDGSEHLLCYDCIEELPEDARARDVAALDGYEHTIDE
- a CDS encoding phosphotransferase family protein, producing the protein MTRDAHDALASHTTEYEIHRELHDVPPHRTYDVSIDGARAVCKLATGSEADPATEARIVRYVGEHTSIPVPRIIAIGQNHFIAEWHDGVPETDEIGERWARIAGAGMATLHAETTADVEATGLLRTSEDGLSLDAHETWPETIETVLEDRREYLAGVGYADVAHEALQFVREYPVAFKDCGDPVLCHGNLLPAHLGINDNGVACIIDFEHALVGPGEYDYWRTALPAFEARERPDLQRSFRTGYESIRALPDGFDRRAECYRMVNSVSYLKALHLQQQITGDEAERRAERMAGYVHDALVDLREMYG
- a CDS encoding DUF5784 family protein, giving the protein MAGPLRFRRSRERWDASRVRRDLHAPLDETFGATLSSAWYKPPGGYTACRLEMKNGDRALFVWDENAYWLGNTKTPEALWRTEKYTFEEVPYPVARWAQRELLAELDMTDPWLAAYEHVAWFFLPILFSKDGRASSRAFFADHAAGFPDANAEDALGFYERFLSSGVFDDHRYTMAAKLGTSEHVDRTRMSATMGEFNAAKLLTDAGYAPTPEIELDSGYALDFRVTTDRGPVLVEVTRPGRPAGRSAGTPAAAIRQTGAAKTDDQLAAHPDAVLFVDCSSFHDDEWAALAGERPDAGHRPAVVFRARPDGSVAGYEKGSVPLALDDVLGK
- a CDS encoding Na+/H+ antiporter NhaC family protein, producing the protein MPLESIAAGPWSLLPALLAIVIAWYTRDALIGLFVGIAGGAVVYGAFRPGVVGVPDGLVGELPGTVLGGLLGPTVIPELIATSPLFADPWYVKNVLLALFAIGGLMGLMIRAGAIRGVLEALASRVDSPADAEKASFLAGIIIHIDDYFNCLVVGSMMRPLTDEYDVSRAKLAYYVDSAGSPAARLAFYSTWGVALVGFIGAGITAAAQQDVLPSGMSNYVTQSGDGLQAATDAVWPLFFNSIGFAFYSWTALLIAALVAWQVIPNVFGMGREEERARNGGGVVGPDDDPLVSDEMANYEMYEGATPDWRNFAIPVAVIVGVGLMAMFWRASPVVNAPQISTVFAAFGYELIVPAGGPWSFNIGGIRLGLAALTGLIVGFLLFRARGDIPSNADATDAMVNGFKGIFLAAAILTLAITIQNTVSTLGISDFVTDWFRGVPVGLIPVLVFLVTGFVSFSDGSSWATYGIMFPIAIPVAFSTGANLPLVLGAVLSGGIFGDHCSPISDTTVLSSSTSGADHMVHVRTQIPYALMCAGVAGTLFLVLGFVVPGGFSLIPY
- a CDS encoding NAD(P)H-binding protein: MRVLVTGATGFVGSRLVPALIEAGHDVRVLTRDADGYDGPAGEVCEGDILDAGTFEHALEGIDAAYYLIHSMESGTDFAARDRRAAHNFQRAASEAGIDRVLYLGGLGETRQGLSEHLMSRREVETILADGSYDLTTLRAAIIVGEGSSSFAMVEQLVHRLPVMITPKWVRTECQPIAIADVIAYLVGCLDVPETAGDTFEIGGPEVLTYRELLERTAGIADRSLFILPVPVLSPKLSAYWVDLVTDIPKAVAHPLILGLKNTVVVDDTRIEELVPIERTDFTTAVERALGQQTEPDSAERAERAQIEPER
- a CDS encoding DUF5786 family protein, which codes for MSMGAYDAAEHQRREEKTSEVGANAADDDERTQYEGDVEYDVGDADADDLLAQFREIKSR
- a CDS encoding helicase C-terminal domain-containing protein: MNPARIESEFPAPSYRGNQQAALHEIREAFAAGNDVVLVRAPTGSGKSLLARAIAGCAVRADEAAPAEPVGAYYTTPQVSQLDDVAADPLLSDLQVIRGKRNYTCLVAGETDTPVDRAPCARETGFDCSIRHRCPYFSDRAIASNRSIAAMTLAYFMQTAGSEAFGQRDVAVIDEAHGLAEWAEMYATIDLRPDTVPVWDELSIPDIDGAEAAARFADRLSGVCGRRKDTLVGADELTIAEVTERDRLQELISNLDWFVSDYRDPGSASTWIVDQPGGEGGTVTIKPLNPERYLQHTVWDRANNFALLSATILDKEGFCRGVGLDPDDAALVDVSHTFPVENRPLYDVTQGKMTYEHRDETLPKIARLIVQLMTRHAEEKGIVHAHSYAIAERLVDRLREFGVGERIRTHDRENRDEALETWLATDDPELFVSVKMEEALDLEGDLARWQVLCKAPYPNTRDSRVARRLEEGQWGWYYRTALKTVIQACGRVVRAPDDHGATYLADASLLDLFDRSRGAMPDWFAAQVDRMSRSELPEFDPDAAGGDGGSVGTAATNRRTRSSRTDPDDHPLADVWGSD
- a CDS encoding DCC1-like thiol-disulfide oxidoreductase family protein, which gives rise to MSSADRSARPRLVYDDDCGFCTWWAEWAVLNGEFEPCGFSELTDAERDRLPDGWEECVHLFADGTVYSCGAATEEVLARTGTVPPTILGFLNGFADYEGLREDLYRKVADRRDLLGKIVSAEPPAKSR
- a CDS encoding DUF7530 family protein codes for the protein MSRPTDFGETWTYESIVGALPGIEVSTTLALAIQLGVFEAGVVVLAWFYDLWDLVFVGSAAVFVAGIGSIEMVRVARRIRSVDLPDAYRRLVFGSNMDVLLAVLAFCAMLTYLFVPNPASDRAPLLDRLLGPDPPVLVVYFLLLVLWDVCYRIGTGWWATVTALWRSYRYRFDADTAHTFFWADVETIAFGVIQLLLVPFVLDYPVLLAVLLAHVSAVLVVTSASLWLLHTKRRAVEDATAT
- a CDS encoding PHP domain-containing protein; translated protein: MPPVADLHVHTTNSDGTMSLHEVPHAARTAGVEIVAITDHERLHDDLDTPTDDLDGVPVIHGIELRVETDAGQVDLLGYGVEPTPELAREIDRLQADRVERGHAIVDCAEDRLDTELPLEPAAGIGRPDIARAIADVTEYDYQGAFEEVIGRGCPCFVARNLPDFERGAALLAETCGLVSLAHPLRYGDPETALELTGSAYVDGVERHYEYGRSVDPTPVDRAIERHDLVPTGGSDAHDDVLGRAGLDREGFDRVAKRLP
- a CDS encoding cupin domain-containing protein; amino-acid sequence: MPVDETDLDWSPIGPDDTDFRRKQLGDADGGDQLGCSLYELPAGERSWPYHYHTKNEEAVYVLAGAGILRLDDEEYSLSAGTYVALPTGEEHAHRIVNDGDETLRYLVLSTMDEPDVVGYPDAGAVGVYAGSPPGGDEDDRVLSGFFDPEDRLDFWSDVADAGSTTVAESSDASEN